A single window of Mycobacterium sp. ITM-2016-00318 DNA harbors:
- a CDS encoding acyl-CoA dehydrogenase family protein, whose protein sequence is MPDTHVVTNQVPQLEDFNPASSPVLTEAVAREGGAWGLDEIAELGALSGSAQAQRWGELADRNQPILHTHDRNGHRVDEVEYDPAYHELMKVAVGHGLHAAPWADDRAGAHVVRAAKTSVWTPEPGHICPISMTYAVVPALRFNKELADVYEPLLTSRAYDPELKVPAAKAGITAGMSMTEKQGGSDVRAGTTQATLNADGSYSLTGHKWFTSAPMCDVFLVLAQAPGGLSCFFLPRILPDGTRNRMYLQRLKDKLGNHANASSEVEYDGATAWLVGEEGRGVPTIIEMVNLTRLDCTLGSATSMRTGLTRAIHHAAHRKAFGAYLIDQPLMRNVLADLAVEAEAATILAMRMAGATDRAVRGDDRESLFRRIGLAASKYWICKRATGHAAEAMECLGGNGYVEESGMPRLYREAPLMGIWEGSGNVSALDTLRAMATRPESVEVLFDELAKSAGQDPRLDAHVAGLKAQLDELETIQYRARKVAEDIGLALQGSLLVRHGHPAVAEAFLATRIGAQWGGAYGTMPTGLDLAPILERVLVKG, encoded by the coding sequence ATGCCAGATACGCATGTCGTCACCAACCAGGTGCCGCAGTTGGAAGACTTCAACCCGGCCTCGTCGCCGGTCCTGACAGAGGCAGTTGCTCGGGAGGGCGGGGCGTGGGGTCTCGACGAGATCGCTGAACTCGGGGCGCTCTCCGGCAGCGCGCAGGCGCAACGCTGGGGGGAGCTGGCCGACCGCAATCAGCCGATCCTGCATACGCACGACCGCAACGGCCATCGCGTCGACGAGGTGGAGTACGACCCCGCCTACCACGAGCTGATGAAGGTGGCGGTCGGGCACGGCCTGCACGCCGCCCCGTGGGCCGACGACCGCGCCGGCGCCCACGTCGTCCGCGCCGCCAAGACGTCGGTGTGGACGCCGGAGCCCGGCCACATCTGTCCGATCTCGATGACATACGCCGTCGTTCCCGCCTTGCGCTTCAACAAGGAACTCGCCGACGTCTACGAGCCGTTACTGACGAGCCGCGCCTACGACCCGGAGCTGAAAGTGCCTGCCGCCAAAGCCGGTATCACGGCAGGCATGTCGATGACCGAGAAGCAGGGCGGGTCCGACGTTCGCGCGGGAACGACCCAGGCCACGCTCAACGCCGATGGCAGCTACAGCCTGACCGGGCACAAGTGGTTCACCTCGGCGCCGATGTGCGACGTGTTTCTCGTGCTGGCTCAGGCCCCCGGCGGCTTGTCGTGTTTCTTCCTTCCACGAATCCTTCCAGACGGCACCCGCAACCGGATGTACCTGCAGCGGCTCAAGGACAAGCTGGGCAACCACGCCAACGCGTCGTCGGAGGTCGAATACGACGGTGCCACAGCATGGCTGGTCGGCGAGGAGGGCCGCGGAGTGCCGACCATCATCGAGATGGTCAACCTCACCCGACTGGACTGCACGCTGGGCAGCGCTACCAGCATGCGCACCGGCCTCACGCGTGCCATCCACCATGCTGCGCATCGAAAGGCGTTCGGCGCCTATCTCATCGACCAACCGCTGATGCGTAACGTGCTCGCCGATCTCGCCGTCGAGGCCGAAGCCGCCACCATCCTCGCCATGCGGATGGCCGGTGCCACCGACCGCGCCGTCCGCGGTGACGACCGTGAGTCGCTGTTCCGTCGTATCGGCCTTGCCGCCAGCAAGTACTGGATCTGTAAGCGGGCAACCGGTCACGCCGCCGAAGCGATGGAATGCCTTGGTGGCAACGGCTATGTCGAGGAGTCCGGCATGCCGCGGCTGTACCGCGAGGCACCGCTGATGGGCATCTGGGAGGGCTCTGGAAACGTCAGCGCCCTGGATACGCTGCGCGCCATGGCAACTCGGCCCGAGAGCGTCGAGGTGCTGTTCGACGAACTCGCCAAGTCCGCCGGACAGGATCCACGGCTGGACGCCCACGTCGCCGGGCTCAAGGCACAGCTCGACGAGCTCGAGACCATCCAGTACCGGGCCCGCAAGGTCGCCGAGGACATCGGCCTCGCGCTGCAGGGCTCGCTGCTGGTGCGCCACGGTCATCCGGCCGTCGCCGAAGCATTTCTCGCCACCCGCATCGGCGCCCAGTGGGGCGGTGCCTACGGGACCATGCCGACCGGGCTGGATCTGGCTCCGATCCTCGAGCGCGTGTTGGTCAAAGGATGA
- a CDS encoding crotonase/enoyl-CoA hydratase family protein produces MTHAIRPVDFDNLKTMTYELTDRIARITFNRPEKGNAIIADTPLELSALVERADLDPDVHVILVSGRGEGFCAGFDLSAYAEGSSSAGGGNPYANTVLSGKTQAINHLPDQPWDPMIDYQMMSRFVRGFSSLLHCDKPTVVKIHGYCVAGGTDIALHADQVIAAADAKIGYPPMRVWGVPAAGLWAHRLGDQRAKRLLFTGDCISGAQAAEWGLAVEAPEPADLDERTERLVERIAAMPVNQLIMAKLALNTALLQQGVATSRMVSTVFDGVARHTPEGHAFVAEARDRGFREAVKSRDEPYGDAGRRTSGV; encoded by the coding sequence ATGACGCACGCGATCAGACCGGTCGATTTCGACAATCTGAAGACGATGACCTACGAGCTCACGGATCGGATAGCGCGAATCACGTTCAACCGCCCGGAAAAGGGTAACGCGATCATCGCCGACACCCCGCTGGAACTGTCCGCACTCGTCGAACGTGCCGACCTCGATCCCGATGTCCACGTGATCCTGGTGTCCGGCCGCGGCGAAGGGTTCTGCGCGGGCTTCGACCTGTCCGCGTATGCGGAGGGATCTTCATCAGCGGGTGGCGGTAACCCCTATGCGAACACCGTCCTGTCGGGCAAGACGCAGGCCATCAACCATCTGCCCGATCAGCCGTGGGACCCGATGATCGACTACCAGATGATGAGCCGCTTCGTGCGCGGCTTCTCCAGCCTGCTGCACTGCGACAAGCCGACGGTGGTGAAGATCCACGGATACTGCGTCGCGGGCGGCACCGACATCGCGCTGCACGCCGACCAGGTGATCGCGGCGGCGGATGCCAAAATTGGCTATCCGCCGATGCGCGTGTGGGGAGTGCCCGCGGCGGGTCTGTGGGCGCATCGGCTCGGCGACCAGCGCGCGAAACGCCTTCTGTTCACCGGTGATTGCATCAGCGGCGCGCAGGCCGCCGAGTGGGGGCTCGCCGTCGAGGCGCCGGAACCGGCCGACCTGGATGAGCGCACCGAACGCCTCGTGGAGCGCATCGCCGCGATGCCCGTCAACCAGCTGATCATGGCGAAGCTTGCGCTCAACACGGCGCTGCTGCAGCAGGGCGTCGCCACCAGCCGGATGGTGAGCACCGTCTTCGACGGCGTCGCCCGCCACACCCCAGAGGGTCACGCGTTCGTCGCCGAGGCGCGCGACAGGGGCTTCCGCGAGGCCGTGAAGAGCCGCGACGAACCCTACGGCGACGCGGGCCGCAGGACGTCCGGGGTCTGA
- a CDS encoding PaaX family transcriptional regulator C-terminal domain-containing protein, which translates to MTARSVVLSVLLGAHPAWATAAELIRLTADFDIREATLRVALTRMVGAGDLVRSEDGYRLSERLMARQRRQDDAINPQLKPWDGGWMTLIITSVGIDARTRANLRTTLQHNRFAELREGVWLRPDNVEITLPDDVLRRVRLMRGYDDDPAQLAGQLWDLPVWAHTGRQLLDDMAAATDVPGRFLAAAGMVRHLLTDPVLPDELLPDDWPGNALREAYAQFAAELAALRNEPELMEAQ; encoded by the coding sequence ATGACTGCGCGCTCGGTCGTGCTGAGCGTGCTGCTCGGTGCCCATCCTGCGTGGGCCACCGCCGCCGAACTGATCCGGCTCACAGCGGATTTCGACATCAGGGAAGCCACGCTTCGAGTCGCGCTCACCCGGATGGTCGGAGCGGGGGATCTGGTGCGGTCCGAGGACGGGTATCGGCTGTCGGAGCGGCTGATGGCGCGCCAACGACGCCAGGACGACGCCATCAACCCGCAGCTGAAACCGTGGGATGGTGGCTGGATGACACTGATCATCACCAGCGTCGGCATCGACGCGCGTACGCGGGCCAATCTACGGACGACCCTGCAGCACAACAGGTTCGCCGAGCTACGCGAAGGCGTGTGGCTACGGCCCGACAATGTGGAGATCACACTGCCCGACGACGTGCTGCGCCGCGTACGGCTGATGCGCGGATACGACGACGACCCTGCGCAATTGGCGGGCCAGTTGTGGGATCTGCCCGTCTGGGCGCACACCGGTAGGCAGCTACTCGACGACATGGCGGCCGCAACTGACGTCCCGGGGCGGTTCCTCGCCGCCGCGGGTATGGTTCGCCACCTGCTGACCGACCCGGTGTTGCCTGACGAGCTGCTGCCCGACGACTGGCCGGGCAACGCGCTGCGCGAGGCTTATGCACAATTCGCCGCCGAATTGGCGGCATTGAGGAACGAACCCGAACTGATGGAGGCCCAATGA